The Argiope bruennichi chromosome 9, qqArgBrue1.1, whole genome shotgun sequence nucleotide sequence TATTTGGATACATTTCAGGTACCGTtacgaaattttggaaaaaatcacaTTCTTCAGTATATCCCCTTGCTAGCTCATAAAATGTCAATGCAGTATTCTGGTTCTTACTAATATGTCGTGTATAATCATTAAAGTTTACAAGCAGCATTTTTTATTCGTCTTTCTTCAATATCAGCAACAGCTATGGCAAAGACTCTGTCTTTAATATtgttcccccccccaaaaaaaaaaattcaagcggtataatattaagaaaacatGCCCATCCCTTCCAATTCACCACCTAGGAAATTTTTGGTTTATGAAAGCACAAATTAAAGAACCACAATGAAGGGATGCTCCAACTTACAGTTAAATAATCCAAAGCTGAAATTTTTCTCAATGAAATGTAACGAACAATTCCAATATGTGTAAGTTAACGTTggtaatgacatttattttttccgcaaagaaaaaaaaagattgaataatcaaatattggtttaaaaatgtcttttatttccCATGTAGAAGCCTGTGGATTCGCTAAGCTCCAGATTCAAGAATTATGTGTATTTATCTTTTCATTGTCATGGAAAGTTGATtcactacaaaaaataaattcatcaattcTGTTCAGAATCTCAACTGAGAATTCTGCAGGTTTCAGGGAATTACAGTCAAGCCTCGCTTAACGAGTGACGTTTCGCAGAAAGAGTAGAGAAAAGGCACCATGATGTCACATGCTGGATTTATCTGTATGTTCAGAGTACTTGTTTGAAAAGAACACTTAGATTTGCATGGAAGAAGTTTTGGTCAGATAGCATTGGCGAACGCGATTCCGAGGAGTTTAAGCAAATGGCTGTGGGGATTTAATCGATGAGATTTTGTTTCTGGGCAAGATTATTGAATTAAGATTtgaattagtaataattatatgtCTATTTTGTGTGTTCTTAGTTACATTTTTAGGTTTAGTAAGAACGTCCGAAATCCACTTGGACGTACTACAGGTCCTCTCAGCAACAGTGAGTTGAAAAAAGCTGAGAATTTCTTGGTTAAAGCGATACAGCATCAAGAATTTGCTGCAGATAATCAAAACCTGCAACTCAAAGGATTAGTTTGTCCAAACAGTAAGTTAAAAAGCCTCAACTCGATTTTGGTTGATGATGGTATTTTGAGGGACGGAGGCCgactagaaaatttaaattttgtatcaaaacaCTCGGCAATCTTGCCAAAAGGTTATAAATTTAGTATGATTATTTTAGAGTATTATCACAAGAAGCATTTGCATGTTGGTGCTTCGAACTTATTATGTATTGTCCTAAGTGGTCGTACAATTTGTTGTAAGGTAATTCATCAGTGTATTCCATGTTTCAAATCAAAACCCATAGTGTCTAGTCAATTAATGGGCAGTCTACCAAAAGACAGAGTTTTAGCTGATTTCCCTTTTAATTGTACCGGTGTAGACCTTTGTGGTCCATtcttgattaaatataataatcaacgAAAGAGTACATTACATAAAGTGTATGTATGTGTATTTGTGTGTTTCGTAACAAAAGCCACTCATTTTGAGATTTTGTCAGACTCGACATCTGAGTGTTTTATAGCTTTGTTAAAAAGATTCATTGCGTGGAGAGGCAAGTGTGCAAATTATACTCTGACATTGCAACAAATTTTAAGGGTGccagtaagataattaaaaagtttcttgaGTTAGTGAAAAATCCTGATGAAATTCTGGTTAATTATTTGTCTGCAGAAGGAATAGATTGGAAATTCAGCCCTCCCAGGGCACCTCATTTTAGTGGCCTTTGGGAGGCTGctgtcaaattttattcattagtgTTTCAAGGGCAGCGAATTTAACTTTTGAGGAATTTCTGACATTAACAATCCAAATAGAGTCAATCTTGAATTTGCACCCATTATCAGCCAATGCAGATGATTTTGGAGTTTTGACGCCTGCTCATTTCTTGATGAATAGCCCAATGAATTCGATTATCGAACCTGATTTAACTAGTTTTAAGGACCAacttaaaaaattgcaaagagtTACTAAATTAGTGcaacaaatttggaaaatatgGCACTGAAATTACCTGAATGAAttacaacaaagaaataaatggatatttgagaaagaaaatgTTCATGTGGAAGATCTTGTGTTGCTAGTAGAAGACAATTTGCCTATTCATAAATGGGCTCTGGGTAGAATTAAAGAAATCTATTATGGAGAAGACAAAAAAGTCTGAGTGGTCCAAGTAAAAATCCA carries:
- the LOC129985078 gene encoding uncharacterized protein LOC129985078; the protein is MSILCVLSYIFRFSKNVRNPLGRTTGPLSNSELKKAENFLVKAIQHQEFAADNQNLQLKGLVCPNSKLKSLNSILVDDGILRDGGRLENLNFVSKHSAILPKGYKFSMIILEYYHKKHLHVGASNLLCIVLSGRTICCKVIHQCIPCFKSKPIVSSQLMGSLPKDRVLADFPFNCTGVDLCGPFLIKYNNQRKSTLHKVYVCVFVCFVTKATHFEILSDSTSECFIALLKRFIAWRGKCANYTLTLQQILRVPVR